Genomic DNA from Gloeocapsa sp. DLM2.Bin57:
GGCGATCGCTTAATGTCACTGTTGTCAATTTTCTCAATATTAATCTTTTATTTTAAACGATTAGAGTTACGATTACGATAACGGGTTTCTTGTACAGCGTTACCGATTCCTTGGACAAATCCTTTACCAATAAGACCGATCGCTTTTCCAATTACTTCTGTAAGTAAATAAACTACTATTCTGCCCAACCAATCGATTAAAGCTACGATACCAGGGGCGATCGCGTCTCGCGCTTCTACTGCGATAGTTACCCACCAACGGAAACCTTTTAACTGTTTTAATTCATTTTTCCGACAAGCTTTAATATAGGTTTTAAGAATACCACCCTTATCAAAATAGTAAACCTTGTATTGATCTTCAAAGATATTTTGAGGATCTTCTAAATATTTTTCCCGACGATATTTCCAGGACAAACGATTACGAAATTTAGCGATATCTCTAGAGGAGATTATCTTATGTTGATAGATATCTGGTTGAATTATTTCTTCATCGAGAAAATTATTTAAAATAGTTAACATCACCCCATTAGCTATTTCAATAATTAAATTATGCCATAAAATATCTAATCTGGCTTGAACTTTTTCTGGCTCTATTTCTTCAGAGATTAAGTACTGAAAAACTTCTAATTTAAAAGGAATTTTATCTAATAAATCTTCTCTAATAAACTCAGCTTCTTTTAGTAAAATATCTAATAATTGTACTTTTTCTGTCAAAATATTAGCATAATGTTTAGTAATAAAATCAAAACTAGAAACTTGCCACAAGTCCTTAATAATTAGATTAATATTATTTAATAATTCCTCTTCATCAGTATTAGTAAACTTTAACTTATCAACGGTGCGTATAACTTGATTATAAACCAGATAAAGTAATTCTTTTTTAGGTTTGGTGCGCAGAATATCTATTTCTAAAGGACTTTTAGTGAGGTTATCTACTCCCGACTGAATTTGAGCGAGAGTTTTTTCATAGATATTATTTTTATTAATTTGTGTTTGTTGAGAAGGTATTAAAGATGCTTGAGGATTGGGGACAATTGCTGAGGTTGAATCACTGACAATATTAGATGCAGAAACCACCTGATTATCGATAACTACATACTCTACTGGTAATAACTGATTGACTAACCAACGAGCTAATAATAATTCACGACGACGACCTCTCCAAAATAGCCAATCTAATACAGGGAGATTAGAATTACTCAAAGAGTGATTAACTTTTTTGAGACTATTATCGATTTGTTCTAAACCAACGCGACGTTGAACTTGTAACCATTTTTGAGATTTTCTTTTCGGAGTAATTGTTTGAATATTTTGTGCACTTTGCCAATAATTACCACCACTAGCTACCTCTCTCAAACCTCTAACGACGGTAGTAAGGGGAGTTCCTTTAACGCAATAACCCTTAACTCCTAGATTATAAGCAGTAAGCAACAACTCAGGATTAGTTTGAGAAGTTAATAAAAAAATAGGTAAATTAGGATATTGACGGTGGACTTCTTGACAGAATTGTATCCCAGATATTTGCGCGGGATCTGCTAAACGTAGATTTAATTCCAGAACAACTAAATCTGGCAAATTATTAGCAATAAGACTTAAAGCTGACTCAGCGGTAGTAACCTGATTAGAGATTAAGATATCCGTGTAACCTTGTTCTCGTAAAGCTGTTTGTAAACCGATCGCGAAAATAGGATCATCATCTACTAAGAGTATTTGTAACCGTTGGCTGTTTGTCATTGTCTGGCATTAATACTTATATAATTAACCAAGGCTACTAACCTTGGCTAACATTTTTTTTGATTTTAGAGCAACTTAGCTGCTGTGGCTACACCAGCGCCAGGATTTACTCCATCATAACCCAAACTTTGCAGAGTTCCTTCTAAAGCAGCCATAACGGTGAGTAAGTCTCTCTCACAGATAAAACCAAGATGACCGATACGGAAGATTTTACCTTTAAGATGGTCTTGTCCACCAGCGAGGGCGATATCATAGCGTTTTTTCATAGTACTACGAATCGCTTCAGCATCTACTCCAGTAGGCATAACAGCGGTAACCGCGGTACTAGCTGCGTTATCGGGAGCGAGTAGAGGTAATCCTAAAGCTTTAATTCCCGCGCGAGTAGCTTGAGTAATGCGTTGATGACGAGCGAAGATATTCTCTAACCCTTCACGTTCCATCATTTCTAAAGCTGCTTGTAAAGCGAAAATGAGGTTAACAGGAGGGGTAAAGGGTGAAGAATCCTTATTAGTGGCTTTGCGATACGCACCTAAATCGAAGTAAAAGCGAGGTAGGTTAGAGGTTTCGTAAGCTTTCCAAGCTTTAGGACTAACAGAGACGAATGACATACCAGGGGGAATCATGTAGCCTTTTTGTGACCCAGAACCTACAACGTCTAAGCCCCATTCATCGATAGGGATATTAACCGCACCTAAACTAGTGACTGCATCGACGATAATCAAAGCTTCGCCGTGGTTTTTGACGTATTTGTTGATGGTTTCTAGGTCATTAAGAACACCTGTGGAGGTTTCCGAGTGGGTGATAATCACTGCTTTGATTTTTTTCTCGGTATCGGCTTCAAGTTGAGCACGAAAATCTTCAGGATCTAGGGGTTTACCCCATTCTGCGGTAATTTCAGTAACCTCTAAGCCAAAAGCTTTACCAACTAAACCCCATCTTTCCCCAAATTTTCCGTTATTCCCTACTAAAACGCGATCGCCTTTACTAAGGAAATTAATAATACCCGCTTCCATCGCACCTGTACCAGAAGCGGCGAGCATAAGGACATCATTTTGGGTTTGGTGTATCCATTTGAGTTTAGCGGTTACTCTAGCGATAATTTTGCTAAAGTCTCCGCTGCGGTGACCGACAGGAGATTTAGCCATAGCTAGGAGGACTTTTTCAGGTACTGGTGTAGGTCCGGGGATG
This window encodes:
- a CDS encoding DUF3685 domain-containing protein; translated protein: MTNSQRLQILLVDDDPIFAIGLQTALREQGYTDILISNQVTTAESALSLIANNLPDLVVLELNLRLADPAQISGIQFCQEVHRQYPNLPIFLLTSQTNPELLLTAYNLGVKGYCVKGTPLTTVVRGLREVASGGNYWQSAQNIQTITPKRKSQKWLQVQRRVGLEQIDNSLKKVNHSLSNSNLPVLDWLFWRGRRRELLLARWLVNQLLPVEYVVIDNQVVSASNIVSDSTSAIVPNPQASLIPSQQTQINKNNIYEKTLAQIQSGVDNLTKSPLEIDILRTKPKKELLYLVYNQVIRTVDKLKFTNTDEEELLNNINLIIKDLWQVSSFDFITKHYANILTEKVQLLDILLKEAEFIREDLLDKIPFKLEVFQYLISEEIEPEKVQARLDILWHNLIIEIANGVMLTILNNFLDEEIIQPDIYQHKIISSRDIAKFRNRLSWKYRREKYLEDPQNIFEDQYKVYYFDKGGILKTYIKACRKNELKQLKGFRWWVTIAVEARDAIAPGIVALIDWLGRIVVYLLTEVIGKAIGLIGKGFVQGIGNAVQETRYRNRNSNRLK
- a CDS encoding alanine--glyoxylate aminotransferase family protein, producing the protein MEDKQLLLIPGPTPVPEKVLLAMAKSPVGHRSGDFSKIIARVTAKLKWIHQTQNDVLMLAASGTGAMEAGIINFLSKGDRVLVGNNGKFGERWGLVGKAFGLEVTEITAEWGKPLDPEDFRAQLEADTEKKIKAVIITHSETSTGVLNDLETINKYVKNHGEALIIVDAVTSLGAVNIPIDEWGLDVVGSGSQKGYMIPPGMSFVSVSPKAWKAYETSNLPRFYFDLGAYRKATNKDSSPFTPPVNLIFALQAALEMMEREGLENIFARHQRITQATRAGIKALGLPLLAPDNAASTAVTAVMPTGVDAEAIRSTMKKRYDIALAGGQDHLKGKIFRIGHLGFICERDLLTVMAALEGTLQSLGYDGVNPGAGVATAAKLL